The following proteins are co-located in the Arachis duranensis cultivar V14167 unplaced genomic scaffold, aradu.V14167.gnm2.J7QH unplaced_Scaffold_79087, whole genome shotgun sequence genome:
- the LOC127744667 gene encoding cytochrome b — MRNQRFSLLKQPISSTLNQHLIDYPTPSNLSYWWGFGSLAGICLVIQIVTGVFLAMHYTPHVDLAFNSVEHVMRDVEGGWLLRYMHANGASMFLIVVHLHIFRGLYHASYSSPREFVRCLGVVIFLLMIVTAFTGYVPPWGQMSFWGATVITSLASAIPVVGDTIVTWLWGGFSVDNATLNRFFSLHHLLPFILVGASLLHLAALHQYGSNNPLGVHSEMDQISFYPYFYVKDLVGWVAFAIFFSIWIFYAPNVLGHPDNYIPANPMPTPPHIVPEWYFLPIHAILRSIPDKSGGVAAIAPVFICLLALPFFKSMYVRSSSFRPIHQGIFWLLLADRLLLGWIGCQPVEAPFVTIGQIPPLVFFLFFAITPIPGRVGRGIPNSYTDEP, encoded by the coding sequence atgaggaaCCAACGATTCTCTCTTCTTAAACAACCGATATCCTCCACACTTAATCAACATTTGATAGATTATCCAACCCCGAGCAATCTTAGTTATTGGTGGGGCTTCGGTTCGTTAGCTGGTATTTGTTTAGTCATTCAGATAGTGACTGGCGTTTTTTTAGCTATGCATTACACACCTCATGTGGATCTAGCTTTCAACAGCGTAGAACACGTTATGAGAGATGTTGAAGGGGGCTGGTTGCTCCGTTATATGCATGCTAATGGGGCAAGTATGTTTCTCATTGTGGTTCACCTTCATATTTTTCGTGGTCTATATCATGCGAGTTATAGCAGTCCTAGGGAATTTGTTCGGTGTCTCGGAGTTGTAATCTTCCTATTAATGATTGTGACAGCTTTTACAGGATACGTACCACCTTGGGGTCAGATGAGCTTTTGGGGAGCTACAGTAATTACAAGCTTAGCTAGCGCCATACCGGTAGTAGGAGATACCATAGTTACTTGGCTTTGGGGTGGTTTCTCCGTGGACAATGCCACCTTAAATCGTTTTTTTAGTCTTCATCATTTACTCCCCTTTATTTTAGTGGGCGCCAGTCTTCTTCATCTGGCCGCATTGCATCAATATGGATCAAATAATCCATTGGGTGTACATTCAGAGATGGATCAAATTTCTTTTTACccttatttttatgtaaaggaTCTAGTAGGTTGGGTAGCTTTTGCTATCTTTTTTTCCATTTGGATTTTTTATGCTCCTAATGTTTTGGGGCATCCCGACAATTATATACCTGCTAATCCGATGCCCACCCCGCCTCATATTGTGCCGGAATGGTATTTCCTACCGATCCATGCCATTCTTCGTAGTATACCTGACAAATCGGGAGGTGTAGCCGCAATAGCACCAGTTTTTATATGTCTGTTGGCTTTacctttttttaaaagtatgtATGTGCGTAGTTCAAGTTTTCGCCCGATTCACCAAGGAATATTTTGGTTGCTTTTGGCGGATCGCTTACTACTAGGTTGGATCGGATGTCAACCAGTGGAGGCACCTTTTGTTACTATTGGACAAATTCCTCCtttagttttcttcttgttctttgcCATAACGCCCATTCCGGGACGAGTTGGAAGAGGAATTCCTAATTCTTACACGGATGAGCCCTAG